In one window of Poriferisphaera corsica DNA:
- a CDS encoding DUF4139 domain-containing protein produces MPLTSNKRQFQTGCLLAAFCMMTITTPALQAQDSLIEPDTSDSATNPQIQVESKPTKVMLFKNGFGVVVSQADLLQAEKITPDHYGKPITFQTSLFPNAKLGSFWMSWTNNLALSNIKSTYAANKTQSVATDINEVIRANIGNMVAIELRSNDDKTKWIEATILDVPVVKNENPNEPRPLIQPPPQYANIVYLHNDNGVSAIYMHQIQSVRIKQSDTLPMIEKVENKPVLQFDTILPGRIAGVSPTVQTTYLAKGIAWSPSYVVDITGMTEENQQGSITAKAVVVNDLIDLEKVETELISGYPHIQFQDSESAMTLQPLNQYLQSIMSNREMRKRIPRSAMMNQARGYAGMAMDMEMAAAPQSPVKGETIEDLYFYQLDKIDLKKGERGYYPLFTNDIPANSIYTWNIPDFIDAYDNYRQPSPEEPQIVWHSLELTNKTDQPWTTAPAMTIKDGRILGQDSIKYTPVNSKTRLKITQALSVKAEIQEQEISRQRGAQKIDQMVYDVVTMEGTLALTNMKNDAVNLEITKLVSGELVSADEQPEAIRTPLGLGRANSQTTLKWKIHLEPGMKNALQIKYKYKFLTNGQRTKASMLRNQIQSIY; encoded by the coding sequence ATGCCTTTGACGAGTAACAAACGACAATTCCAGACTGGCTGTTTACTCGCAGCCTTCTGCATGATGACAATTACGACACCCGCTTTACAAGCACAAGACTCATTGATTGAGCCTGACACATCTGATTCAGCGACGAATCCGCAAATACAGGTAGAATCCAAACCGACCAAAGTGATGCTTTTCAAAAATGGCTTTGGTGTTGTGGTTTCACAAGCAGATCTGCTGCAAGCCGAAAAAATCACACCTGATCACTACGGCAAGCCAATCACATTCCAGACATCATTATTCCCCAATGCAAAACTCGGTTCGTTCTGGATGTCATGGACGAACAACCTCGCATTAAGCAATATCAAATCGACCTATGCAGCCAATAAAACACAATCAGTCGCGACAGATATTAATGAAGTTATTCGGGCCAATATTGGCAATATGGTCGCCATTGAACTCAGAAGTAATGATGATAAAACAAAATGGATTGAAGCTACGATTCTTGACGTTCCAGTTGTTAAAAACGAAAACCCAAATGAACCTCGTCCATTAATCCAGCCACCTCCTCAGTACGCCAATATTGTTTATTTACACAATGACAATGGCGTTAGTGCTATTTACATGCATCAGATCCAGTCTGTACGTATCAAGCAATCAGATACGTTGCCGATGATCGAAAAAGTTGAAAATAAACCGGTTCTGCAATTTGATACGATATTGCCGGGCCGTATTGCTGGAGTCTCACCAACAGTCCAAACGACTTACTTAGCAAAAGGCATTGCCTGGAGCCCTTCGTATGTTGTTGATATCACCGGTATGACAGAAGAAAACCAACAAGGTTCGATTACAGCCAAAGCTGTTGTTGTGAATGACTTGATTGATCTTGAAAAAGTCGAAACCGAATTAATTTCAGGCTATCCCCATATTCAATTTCAAGATTCCGAATCCGCAATGACGCTGCAGCCACTAAATCAATATCTTCAAAGCATCATGTCTAACCGCGAGATGCGTAAACGTATACCTCGCTCAGCAATGATGAATCAGGCTCGTGGCTATGCGGGCATGGCAATGGACATGGAAATGGCTGCGGCCCCTCAATCACCGGTTAAAGGTGAAACCATTGAAGATCTATACTTCTATCAGCTCGACAAGATTGATCTCAAAAAGGGCGAACGTGGCTACTATCCACTTTTTACAAATGATATACCAGCCAACTCAATTTACACATGGAATATCCCCGATTTCATTGATGCATACGATAACTATCGTCAGCCATCACCTGAAGAGCCGCAAATCGTTTGGCATTCACTTGAGTTAACAAACAAAACAGATCAACCTTGGACAACCGCACCTGCCATGACCATCAAGGATGGTCGCATTCTTGGGCAGGATTCAATCAAGTACACGCCCGTTAACAGCAAAACACGGCTTAAAATCACACAGGCACTTTCGGTCAAAGCTGAAATTCAAGAGCAAGAAATTTCTCGCCAACGTGGAGCTCAAAAAATTGATCAGATGGTCTATGATGTGGTCACAATGGAAGGTACACTGGCACTCACGAACATGAAAAATGATGCTGTAAATCTTGAGATCACAAAGCTCGTTTCAGGCGAACTTGTCTCTGCCGATGAACAACCGGAAGCAATTAGAACACCGCTTGGCCTTGGTCGCGCAAACTCACAAACGACCTTGAAATGGAAGATTCATCTTGAACCGGGCATGAAGAATGCTCTGCAGATCAAGTATAAATACAAATTCCTAACCAACGGCCAGCGCACAAAAGCATCTATGCTAAGAAATCAGATCCAATCTATCTATTGA
- a CDS encoding aspartate-semialdehyde dehydrogenase: protein MSSQALNVAIVGATGAVGQEFLQVLDERQFPIAELKLLASARSAGKTTTFKGKTYTVEELTKDSFKNVDLALFSAGGSISKKFAPIAVESGAVVVDNSSAFRMADGIPLVVPEVNPEAVKEAGIKIGNPGVGIIANPNCSTIIMLMAVNPLHKVAGVKRMVVSTYQAASGAGAAAMAELEQQSREVLEGKPVTMDIFPFQYAFNLFSHNSDMKPNGYNQEELKMVHETHKIWNQVNGDQTAITTTCVRVPVMRAHAESINLEFEKSITEEEAIAALEGAAGVSLINDREANRFPTPLDASFKDDCYVGRVRRDISRSDNKGLDLFVCGDQIRKGAALNAVQIAELLV from the coding sequence ATGAGTTCACAAGCTCTTAACGTTGCGATCGTTGGTGCGACTGGCGCCGTCGGTCAGGAATTTCTTCAAGTTCTCGATGAACGTCAATTTCCTATTGCTGAGCTTAAGCTTCTAGCTTCAGCACGCAGCGCAGGCAAAACCACCACCTTCAAAGGCAAAACCTATACAGTTGAGGAACTGACCAAGGATAGCTTTAAAAACGTCGATCTCGCGCTCTTCTCTGCAGGCGGATCTATCAGCAAAAAGTTTGCACCGATCGCTGTCGAATCAGGCGCAGTTGTTGTCGACAACTCCTCTGCCTTCCGCATGGCGGACGGTATCCCACTGGTCGTGCCTGAAGTCAATCCTGAAGCCGTGAAGGAAGCGGGTATCAAGATCGGCAACCCCGGCGTTGGTATCATCGCCAACCCCAACTGCTCAACCATCATCATGCTCATGGCTGTCAACCCACTACACAAAGTGGCTGGTGTGAAGCGTATGGTTGTCTCGACTTACCAGGCCGCTTCCGGCGCTGGTGCTGCTGCAATGGCTGAGCTTGAGCAGCAATCTCGCGAAGTACTCGAAGGTAAACCAGTCACCATGGATATCTTCCCATTCCAATACGCATTCAACCTGTTTAGCCACAACTCGGATATGAAGCCGAATGGTTATAACCAAGAAGAACTCAAGATGGTTCACGAAACTCACAAGATTTGGAATCAGGTCAATGGAGACCAGACCGCCATCACCACAACCTGCGTCCGCGTGCCAGTCATGCGTGCTCATGCCGAATCTATCAACTTGGAATTCGAGAAATCCATCACCGAAGAAGAAGCCATTGCGGCTCTCGAAGGTGCTGCGGGTGTTTCGCTTATCAACGATCGTGAAGCGAACCGCTTCCCAACACCGCTTGATGCTTCGTTTAAAGATGACTGCTATGTTGGCCGTGTTCGTCGCGATATATCACGTTCTGATAACAAGGGGCTCGACCTCTTCGTCTGTGGCGACCAGATCCGTAAAGGCGCTGCTCTCAATGCAGTTCAGATCGCTGAACTGCTTGTCTGA
- a CDS encoding sensor domain-containing diguanylate cyclase, which yields MNQTLLDQVIESPRLPSLPSIALEVIDLVQQPDVDIAQIADTIQNDPALSSKILKTVNSSFYGQAYTVSTISHALVVLGLNSVKTLALGFSLVSNLQNSGGDGFDHIQYWKRSIYAASAAKEFAKQQRLVQQEEAFLGALLQDLGVLALNQVLGDQYTDLLNQTDGCHRKLIELETSQLKMNHAQVGAELANAWKLPPLLIAPIRYHESPDEAQPELQSFVRCVSIGSVVADLFINEADGESLERYYDLASEWFGLCQEQSEPLLHEIHKQTKELQRLFDLPASDYGNVDDILAKANEALMNITLQTQKQQHELTQHANELREQNEHLVNQANTDSLTGVANRRRFNEYIADAFECTKQNAAGHLSVLFLDTDHFKQFNDTYGHPVGDRVLVALSQTLQNIVGDRGLVSRYGGEEFAIVLPNTDRRTAALIAEQLRSEIEKTIVQSDEGKDLHITASIGVATYEGMFFDRVEILVKAADQGVYAAKNSGRNCVRIFAPKNQPVAA from the coding sequence ATGAATCAAACGCTTCTAGATCAAGTTATAGAATCACCACGACTGCCGAGTTTGCCATCGATTGCGTTGGAGGTGATTGATCTGGTTCAACAGCCGGATGTCGATATCGCGCAGATTGCAGATACGATCCAGAACGACCCAGCCCTTTCGTCAAAAATTCTGAAAACAGTCAATTCAAGTTTCTATGGCCAAGCCTATACCGTTAGTACGATTAGTCATGCGTTAGTTGTACTTGGATTGAATAGTGTAAAAACGCTTGCCCTTGGGTTTAGTCTGGTGAGTAATCTTCAGAACAGTGGTGGCGATGGATTTGATCACATTCAATACTGGAAACGTAGTATTTACGCTGCGTCAGCTGCGAAGGAATTTGCAAAACAACAACGACTTGTGCAGCAAGAAGAAGCGTTTTTAGGTGCACTTCTACAGGATCTAGGTGTTCTTGCTCTGAACCAAGTATTGGGTGATCAGTATACAGATCTATTAAATCAGACGGATGGATGTCACCGTAAACTCATTGAGCTTGAAACCAGTCAGTTGAAAATGAATCACGCGCAGGTCGGCGCGGAGTTGGCGAATGCATGGAAGTTGCCACCACTTTTGATCGCGCCGATTCGATATCATGAATCGCCCGATGAAGCTCAGCCAGAACTACAATCGTTTGTACGATGTGTTTCGATTGGTTCTGTAGTTGCGGATTTATTTATTAATGAAGCTGATGGCGAATCATTGGAGCGGTATTATGATTTGGCCTCTGAGTGGTTTGGATTGTGCCAGGAGCAATCAGAGCCACTACTTCACGAAATACACAAGCAAACCAAAGAACTACAACGTTTATTCGATTTGCCTGCAAGTGATTATGGAAATGTAGATGATATTTTAGCAAAAGCGAATGAGGCGTTGATGAATATCACGCTGCAGACCCAGAAGCAGCAACACGAATTAACACAGCATGCGAATGAATTGCGTGAGCAAAATGAACATTTAGTGAATCAAGCGAATACAGACTCGTTGACGGGTGTTGCAAATCGCCGCCGTTTTAATGAGTATATCGCTGATGCTTTTGAGTGCACCAAACAAAATGCTGCTGGGCATCTGAGCGTTTTGTTTTTAGATACAGATCACTTTAAGCAATTTAACGATACGTATGGCCATCCTGTCGGGGACCGTGTGCTTGTGGCTTTGTCACAGACGCTGCAAAATATAGTCGGGGATCGAGGTTTGGTATCGCGTTACGGTGGCGAAGAATTTGCAATCGTATTGCCAAACACTGACCGACGTACTGCAGCATTAATTGCCGAGCAGCTTAGATCGGAAATTGAGAAGACGATTGTGCAATCTGATGAAGGTAAAGATTTACACATTACAGCTAGTATCGGTGTCGCTACCTATGAAGGGATGTTCTTTGATCGCGTCGAGATTCTTGTGAAAGCAGCTGATCAGGGTGTTTATGCAGCTAAAAATTCTGGGCGTAACTGTGTGAGGATTTTTGCACCAAAGAATCAACCGGTTGCTGCCTGA